ATGAAGGCCATTCCTGCGTGAAGGGCCGCTTCGCCTTCGGCTATGCCACCCACAAGGACCGGCAGCTGAAGCCGATGATCCGCGAGAGGATCACCGATCCGTGGCGCGAGGTAAGCTGGGACGAGGCGATCACCTATGCCGCCACGCGCCTCAAGGACATTCAAGCTCGGCATGGCCGCGGCTCGATCGGCGGCATCACCTCCTCGCGCTGCACCAACGAGGAGGTCTATGTCGTCCAGAAGATGATCCGGGCGGCCTTCGGCAACAACAATGTGGATACCTGCGCGCGCGTGTGCCACTCGCCCACCGGCTATGGCTTGAAGCAGACGCTGGGCACCTCGGCCGGCACGCAGGATTTCAAAAGCGTGGCAAAAGCCGACGTGATCATGGTGATCGGCGCCAACCCGACGGATGCGCATCCGGTGTTCGCCTCGCGCATGAAGCGGCGGCTGCGGGAAGGCGCCAAGCTGATCGTGGTCGATCCGCGGCGCATCGACCTGGTGAAATCGCCTCATGTCGAGGCAGCCTATCACCTGCCGCTGCGGCCCGGCACCAATGTGGCCGTGATGAACGCCATGGCCCATGTGATCGTGACCGAGGGTCTGGTCGACCGCGCCTATGTGGAGGAGCGTTGCGACCCCAAGGACTTCGGCTTATGGGAGCAGTTCATCAGCGCGCCGGAGCATTCACCAGAGGCGCTGGAGGAGGTGACCGGGGTTCCGGCTGCGGAGCTGCGCGCCGCAGCCCGGCTCTATGCCTCGGCCCCCAACGGGGCGATCTATTACGGCTTGGGCGTCACCGAGCACAGCCAGGGCTCGACCATGGTGATGGCCATGGCCAATCTCGCCATGGCCACCGGCAATATCGGCCGCGAGGGCGTGGGCATCAATCCGCTGCGTGGGCAGAACAATGTGCAGGGCTCGTGCGACATGGGCTCGTTCCCCCATGAGCTCACCGGCTATCGCCACATCTCGGACACCACGGTCCGCAGCCTGTTCGAGGGCGCCTGGAATGTGACGCTCGATCCCGAGCCGGGCCTGCGCATTCCCAACATGTTCGGGGCCGCCATCGATGGCTCGTTCAAGGGCCTGTTCGTGCAGGGCGAGGACATCGCACAGTCCGACCCCAACCTGAAGCATGTGAGCGCGGCGCTGGAGGCGATGGAATGCGTGATCGTGCAGGACCTGTTCCTGAACGAGACCGCCGCCTTCGCCCATATCTTCTTTCCCGGCACCTCGTTTCTGGAGAAGGACGGCACCTTCACCAATGCCGAGCGCCGCATCAACCGGGTGCGCCCGGTGATGAAGGAGAAGCAGGGCCTGTCGGAATGGGAGATCGTGTGCCGGCTGTCGACCGCCATGGGCTATCCCATGCACTACAATTCGGCGGCCGAGATCATGGACGAGATCGCCGCGCTGACCCCGACCTTCGCCGGCGTCTCCTTCGATCTCCTGGACCGGGTGGGCAGCGTGCAGTGGCCGTGCAACGAGAACGCGCCGCAGGGCACGCCGGTCATGCATATCGGCAAGTTCGTGCGCGGCAAGGGCCGGTTCATGATCACCGAGTTCGTGGCGACGCCCGAGCGGACCAACCGCTCGTTCCCGCTGATCCTCACCACGGGGCGCATTCTCAGCCAGTACAATGTGGGCGCGCAGACCCGGCGCACCGCGAATGTGGCTTGGCACAAGGAGGACGTGCTGGAGATTCATCCCTTCGATGCGGAGGAGCGCGGGATCAAGGACGGCGACCTGGTTTCGCTCACCAGCCGTATCGGCGGCACGACGCTCAGGGCTGTGATCTCCGACCGTATGCCGCAGGGCGTGGTCTACACCACCTTCCACCATCCGGTGACCGGTGCCAATGTGATCACCACCGAATATTCGGACTGGGCCACCAACTGCCCGGAATACAAGGTGACCGCGGTGCAGGTGACACGCTCGAACCAGCCATCAGACTGGCAGCGGGAGTGGGAACTGCGCGAGACCGAGCACAAGCGTGTGGGCCTCAAGCCGCTGGTCGCGGCGGAATGAGGCCATGAGCGGCGCCCCGGCCCGTGCACTCGACAAGGCGGACGAGGCTTCGTCCGTCACCGTGCATGCGGTGGCCTGCGGCCCTCACGGCACGCAGGCGATCAGCTGGGCGCTGGCCGAGGAAGTGCCGGTGGCGCTGATGTACAATTCCGAGCCCCATGCGGTGATGATGGCGAGCCCGGCGGATCTCAAGGATTTCGCCATCGGCTTCTCGCTTTCGGAGGGCATCGTCCAGGTTTATGCGGATATCAGCCAGGTACTGGTCATGCCGGTGGAGGGCGGGTTTGCCTGCGATGTCGCGGTCGAGGAGGCCGCGCTGGCAGCCGCGCGCAAGCCGAAGCGGGCGATGGAGGGTCGCTCCGGCTGCGGCATCTGCGGCGTTGCCGAAATCGGCCAGGCGGTGCGGCGACAGCGCAAGGTGGCGCCGCTCACGCTTGACCCGCAAGCGGTGGGGCAGGGCTTTGCCGAGCTCAGCCGCCATCAGCCGATGAACCGGGTCAACCACTCGGTGCATGCGGCCGCGTGGTGTTCGCTCGGCGGCAAGGTGCGGCTTGCCCGCGAGGATGTGGGCCGGCACAACGCGCTGGACAAGCTGCTCGGCGCACTGGTGGCGCAGGGGTCGGATCTGAGCGACGGTTTCGTGGTCATGTCGAGCCGTTGCAGCTTCGAGCTGGTGCAGAAGGCGGCAACCCTCGGCGTGCGGGGGCTTGCCACCATTTCCGCGCCCACGGCACTTGCGCTGGCGCTTGCCCGTGAGGCCGGCCTGGCGCTTGCGGCGAAGGCGGGAGAGCGGGTCGTCCTCTTTCCCAATTCTTGAGATTTTTCGACATGCATGACGCTGACCTCATCCGCATGGCCAACCAGATCGCCGGCTTCTTCAAGGCCTATCCTCACGAAGAAGCGGTGCGGGAAACCGCTAACCACATCAAGAATTTCTGGGACCCGCGGATGCGCCGCCAGATCCACGAGATCGGCCGGCGCGCGGACAGCGGCCTCGATCCGCTGGTGATCGAGGCCCTGCCCCAGGTGCCGGTGCCCGCGACGGCGGCGTAGACGGAGCGGCTCGCGGCCTTCACTTTGCCATGCTCGCCCCCAATATGATGGCGGCCAAATCGTTCTCGTCACAAGGTATTTCGATGAATTCCCCATCGGCTCGCTCCGAAACCAATCCCTTGCTCGCGCCCTGGAACACGCCCTACGCGGCACCGCCCTTCTCGGACATCCGCCCGGAGCATTTCCGGCCGGCCTTCGAGGCGTCCTTCGCCGCCCATGAGCGCGAGATCGCGGCCATTCGCAACGATCCCGAGCCGCCCAGCTTCGAGAACACCATCGTCGCGATGGAACGGGCTGGGCGCGATCTGGACCGCGTCTCCTCCGTGTTTTTCAACCTGACCAGCGCGGATACCAATGATGCGCTGCAGGAGATCGAGCGCGAGATCGCGCCGGTGCTGGCGCGCCATTACAGCGCGATCCATCTCGATGGGGCGCTGTTCGCCCGCATCGCCGCCCTGTATGACCAAAGAGGTTCGCTCGACCTGACGGCCGAACAGCACCGGGTCCTCGAGCGCTACCACACCACCTTCCGCCGCCGGGGGGCCGGACTGGACGAGGCCGGCAAGACGCGGCTGGCTGAGATCACGGAGCGCCTTGCGGTCCTCGGCACGCAATTCGCCCAGAACGTGCTGGCTGACGAGCGCGCCTATGCCCTGGTGCTCGATGGGGAGGACGACCTTGCGGGCCTGCCCGACTTCCTGATCGATGCGGCCGCCCAGGCCGCGCAGGAGCGAGGGCTGGCGGGCAAGCACGTGATCACGCTTTCGCGCTCCAGCATCGAGCCGTTCCTGCAGTATTCGGCGCGGCGCGACTTGCGGGAGGCCGCGTTTCAGGCCTGGACGTCGCGCGGCGAAGGCGGCGGCCAAACGGACAACCGCGCCATCATCGGCGAGATGGTACGCCTGCGGGCCGAACGCGCCCGGCTGCTGGGCTATGAGAATTTCGCTGCCTTTCGGTTGGACGACACCATGGCCGGCTCGCCCGAGGCCGCACTGAACCTGCTCAACGCCGTTTGGGCACCGGCGCGCGAGCAGGCGCTGCGCGAACACGCTGCCTTGCAGGAACTGGTCGCCCGCGACGGGGGCAATTTCACGATCCAGCCGTGGGACTGGCGCTATTACGCGGAGCGCAGGCGCAAAGCGGAGTTCGATCTCGAGGAAAGCGAGATCAAGCCCTATCTCCAGCTCGACAAGATGATCGAAGCGGCGTTCTACACCGCCGAACGGCTGTTCGGATTGCAGTTTACCGAGCGCAAGGACGTATCCGTGTACCACCCGGATGTCCGCGTGTGGGATGTGAAGGACGAGGGAGGCCGGCATCTCGGTCTGTTCCTCGGCGACTATTTTGCGCGGAGCGGAAAGCGCAGCGGCGCCTGGATGAACGGCTTCCGCGGCCAGCACAAGCTCGATGGGGGCGAGCGGCCCATCATCGTCAACGTCATGAATTTCGCGAAGAGCGCGCCGGGCACCCCTACCCTGTTGAGCTTTGACGACGCGCGCACCCTGTTCCACGAATTCGGCCATGCCCTGCATGCGTTGATGTCGGACGTGACCTATCCCTCGATTGCCGGCACCTATGTGAGCCGGGATTTCGTGGAGTTTCCCTCGCAAATCTACGAGCACTGGCTGGAGCAGCCGGAGGTTCTCAAGCGCTTCGCCCTGCACTACCGGACCGGCGCGCCGATGCCGGAGGCGCTTATCGATCGACTGCTCAAGGCGCGACGCTTCAACCAGGGATTCGCCACCGTGGAGTATTGCGCCTCGGCGCTGGTGGACATGGATTTCCATCTGCTCGCCGATCCGGGCGAGATCGATGTCCGCGCCTTCGAGTCCGAGAGCCTGAAGCGCATCGGCATGCCGGAGGCGATTACCATGCGGCATCGGCCGACCCACTTCACCCATGTGTTCACCGGGGATGCCTATGCCGCAGGCTATTACTCGTATCTGTGGTCGGAGGTGCTGGACGCGGACGGGTTCGAGGCCTTCGAGGAAGCCGGCGACATCTTCGACGCGGAGACAGCCAAGCGGCTGAAGGAATTCGTCTATTCCGCCGGCAACCGGCGCGAGCCGACGGAGGCCTATGTGGCCTTCCGCGGCCGACCGCCGGTTCAGGATGCGCTGCTCCGGGGCCGCGGCCTGGCCTAAGGCGGGGATGACGGTGACGTAGACGGCTGAAAACAACCTGTCATGCCGGCCGCGCCTAGGCGCTGAGCCGGCATCCAGGGCCGCACGACGCAGGCTTTCCCCCTGGGGCCCCTGGATCACCCGGTCAAGCCGGGTGACGACGGTGGTTTGCAATTCAGCCTCCAGTCCGTCATGGCGGCCGCGCCTAGGCGCTGAGCCGGCATCCAGGGCCGCACGACGCAGGCTTTCCCCCTGGGACCCCTGGATCACCCCGGTCAAGCCCGGTGATGACATAAATAGCTGATCATCAATAGAATTCGTCATGCGCCGGCTCTACCGGCGCATCCAGGGCCACATGGTATCAGTTCGACAGCGGCGGCAGAGAGGTGACGTATTCCGCAATCGCTTCTAGATCCTGCCGGGGCAGCTGGGAGAGGTTGGCCTGGACCTCGCCCATCCCGCCGGACGACAGGCCGTCATAGCCGAAGGCCTCGCCATATTCCAGCGCATCGGCAAGGTCCTCGACGCTCGCGAATTCCCCGCGCTCGATCAGGCCGCGCAGGCTCGGCACGCGGCCGCTTCCCTCGGGATGCGGCCCACCGGCGAGAAAGCGGCCGTTGTCGGCGATCATCAGCCCGTTACGCGGAGTGTGGCATTCCCCGCAATGGCCGGGGCCCCGCACCAGGTAGGCGCCACGGTTCCAGGCGGCGCTCCGCGCCGGGTCCGGGCGAAACGGCTCGCCGCGCATGGCCAAGCTCTGCCACCAGCCGAGCAGCGGGCGGATGAGGGCAAGCCCCGGCACGTCATGGGGCGGCACCGCATTCCGCACCGGCTGCAGGCGCATGAGATAGGCATGCAGGTCGACCACATCGGTAAGCTGCATATTGCGATAGGAGGTATAGGGCAGCGCCGGCATGAGCAGAGTGCCGTCTGGCGCCACGCCGTGCATCAAGGCGTTGGCCAGATCCGCGGCCGACCAGCGGCCGATCCCGGTTTCGGCATCAGGGGTGAGATTGGGCGGATAGAAAGTGCCAACCGGCGTGACGAAGGCCTCGCCGCCAGTCGGCAGAGCCGTGTTATCCGCCGCTCCATCCTTGCCGGCGTGACAGGAGATGCAGCCGGCGGCGAAATAGACCAACCGGCCGTTCTCCGGGTCCGGGCGATGGTTCTGCGGAAGGTCCGATGCGGCCAGCCCTGCGGGCTGCGGCGCCAGCAGATAGAGCGCCGCGACGATCACGACAGCGACGGCGAGAACGATGGCGAGGATCCGCAGCAATCCGATCAGCTCTCGGGGGCGCGGAAGGTCCGGTGGCAACCAGCGCAGGATGCGCCGAGCGCCTTGAAGCTTTCCTGGAAGGCAGCCTGATCATTCGTCTTGCCGGCTTCGGCAACCGCAGCAGCCGCCTCCTTGGCGCGGTTCAAGGCTGCGGCGAACTCATCAGGCTTCTCCCAAATTGCCGGAAGCGCCCGAGTCTCGCCGCCACCGCTGCCTTCCGGGAACAGCCCTTCCGCGCGATTCAATTGGGTAAGAATGGTGGAGGCCGCCTCGTTCACCTTGGCGCCGTCGAACTCGGCCTCGCCGCGCGCTATCGGGACCAATACCTTCAGTTGGTCGCCGATGGTCTCCATCGCCTTCTCACGCTGGGCCGCGGGATTGTCCTGTGCAAAGCCGGTACCGGTGACGAAGAGCCAGACCGCCGTGGCAAGGGCGATCATGACGGCCGCCCGAAGCGAGCTCCTGTGCAATGAGACCATAAGACGCCTCTCTCCCAAATGAAACGACATCCCGCATATTGGAGAATGAGCGTCTCACCTTCGCCACACACGAGTGCGTGAGTCCGTCATCCCAGAGGCCGGCGTTGCCCAATCCACACGCCAGCGTTCCTAATTTCGCCATCAAGCCGAAATATCTCGGGCGCCCCTGGTTCGCGGGGATACCAGTCTCCGGGAACCAAACATGACGTTCAGGAATCATACAGACTGAGCAGATTAGACCGTCTTTAATCTTTGATGTGCCAGACTCTGCGGTTCCTGCTGGAGCAGTCCAAATGAATAGTTTTCCCCCGTCCGACGACGAGGCGCGAAAGGCTACTGAAGGAGAGCCCGTCGTCAGTCCGGAAGTTCGCGAAGTACTTCACATGCTGCGTGCGTTGGAACAGCGGAACGGTGCAGCGACTTCTCCGAAAGCCAAATCGGCACCGACGAAGTCCTGACGTTCTGATTGCCTCGCGTAGGCACCGGGCGCTGGCCATCATCACAATGGCCAGCGCCCGCTCATAATCCCCTCATCCTTCCTTATCGTCCCCTAGTTCCGACGCGAGCCGGCCGGCCGCGGCGGATTTCGTGGTTGCGGGTCCCTTCTCGCTCCGGCCACGCGGTTGTGCTTTTGGCCTCGAATTGCCGCTTTTCCGCACCCGCTTCGCCCTGTTGAAACACGATGGTTCGGCCCCGGTTAGCCCTCCAAGTGTACAGTATCCTTAACTGAACACTTAGGTTGTTAGCCATCTTCACAATTCAAAACCGAGAATAAACGATGTCTTTCAAATTCGGACCATTAGGAAATTTAAGCTTCGGCCGACTTCAGGCCCTGCATGAGGACAAAAAACTTTCGGAGGCGGCGGATTATTTTACTGAGGCCGCCCACCACACGACCAAGCTCAAGGACGCCTTGGCTGGTTTCGTGAACTTCTTCAAGCGGCATCAGGAGCCCGAGGTGCCTGCCCTCGCCGAGGAGCCGGTCGTAAAGAACGGCGTAACCGTCATCACGCGCCCGGGTTTTTCATCCGAGCTGGAGGACCGGCTGGTGAGCACGGTCGCGGTCGCGGAGATGAACAAGGTTCATTTGCCCCTCAATCCCGGCCAGAAGGAAGTGCTGAAGGAGGTCTACAACGTCGTCGAGGGGACGCCAGGAGACGACGAGCTGAAGGCCCCAGAGGGAGACCCGAAGAAGGGTAATCTCTATCTCGGCGAGGGCGGCATCAACGTCATCACCCTGACGGAGACCGCCGACACCATCATGCCGTACAAGGGCGGCAAGGACGTGCTGAAGAATTTCGACTGGACGAAGGACGTGGTCATGGTGCCCGCGGTCGCCGGTCCCCGCCACCAGCTCACGACGGTGGACACAAGGCGTGAGGAAGACGGACACGTGTCCATTCACGTCGATTCGGACCGGGACGGGCTGTTCGACTACGAGGCCCATATCTTCATGGCCGGGCAGGATCAGCAGGCGGACGAGGTGCTTGCGCGGCTCAAGAGAACTGCTGAAATCAACCGGAAGGAAAGCCATGTCGGCATGGAGGAGGAAGAGGCAGAGCCCGAGGATCAGCCGGAAGTCTCCAACGAAAATGCGGCAGCCTTCTTCGAAGCTCTGAATGCGGCTCAGGAACCCACCGAAGGGTTCCGTATCAGCAACGAGAACGCGGCAGCCTTCTTCAAAGCTCTGGAGCCGGCTCAGGAGGCCGATGAACCGTCTCGTGTCACCAACGAGAATGCGGCGGCCTTCTTCCACGCTCTGGCCTCAGCTCAAAGCGTGCAATCGCCTACCGACATGCT
This genomic stretch from Rhodoligotrophos defluvii harbors:
- a CDS encoding c-type cytochrome, translating into MLRILAIVLAVAVVIVAALYLLAPQPAGLAASDLPQNHRPDPENGRLVYFAAGCISCHAGKDGAADNTALPTGGEAFVTPVGTFYPPNLTPDAETGIGRWSAADLANALMHGVAPDGTLLMPALPYTSYRNMQLTDVVDLHAYLMRLQPVRNAVPPHDVPGLALIRPLLGWWQSLAMRGEPFRPDPARSAAWNRGAYLVRGPGHCGECHTPRNGLMIADNGRFLAGGPHPEGSGRVPSLRGLIERGEFASVEDLADALEYGEAFGYDGLSSGGMGEVQANLSQLPRQDLEAIAEYVTSLPPLSN
- the fdhF gene encoding formate dehydrogenase subunit alpha — protein: MTLIKELDYGTPKSTATEFVTLEIDGQEVTVPAGTSIMRAAMDRGVKIPKLCATDMLESFGSCRLCLVEIEGRKGTPASCTTPVAPGMKVKTQTERLARLRKGVMELYISDHPLDCLTCSANGDCELQDMAGAVGLREVRYGYDGANHLDAEKDESNPYFTFDPAKCIVCSRCVRACEEVQGTFALTIDDRGFASHVAAGMDEGFLASECVSCGACVQACPTATLTEKSVIEMGQPEHSVLTTCAYCGVGCSFKAEMKGEEVVRMVPYKDGGANEGHSCVKGRFAFGYATHKDRQLKPMIRERITDPWREVSWDEAITYAATRLKDIQARHGRGSIGGITSSRCTNEEVYVVQKMIRAAFGNNNVDTCARVCHSPTGYGLKQTLGTSAGTQDFKSVAKADVIMVIGANPTDAHPVFASRMKRRLREGAKLIVVDPRRIDLVKSPHVEAAYHLPLRPGTNVAVMNAMAHVIVTEGLVDRAYVEERCDPKDFGLWEQFISAPEHSPEALEEVTGVPAAELRAAARLYASAPNGAIYYGLGVTEHSQGSTMVMAMANLAMATGNIGREGVGINPLRGQNNVQGSCDMGSFPHELTGYRHISDTTVRSLFEGAWNVTLDPEPGLRIPNMFGAAIDGSFKGLFVQGEDIAQSDPNLKHVSAALEAMECVIVQDLFLNETAAFAHIFFPGTSFLEKDGTFTNAERRINRVRPVMKEKQGLSEWEIVCRLSTAMGYPMHYNSAAEIMDEIAALTPTFAGVSFDLLDRVGSVQWPCNENAPQGTPVMHIGKFVRGKGRFMITEFVATPERTNRSFPLILTTGRILSQYNVGAQTRRTANVAWHKEDVLEIHPFDAEERGIKDGDLVSLTSRIGGTTLRAVISDRMPQGVVYTTFHHPVTGANVITTEYSDWATNCPEYKVTAVQVTRSNQPSDWQREWELRETEHKRVGLKPLVAAE
- a CDS encoding M3 family metallopeptidase, coding for MNSPSARSETNPLLAPWNTPYAAPPFSDIRPEHFRPAFEASFAAHEREIAAIRNDPEPPSFENTIVAMERAGRDLDRVSSVFFNLTSADTNDALQEIEREIAPVLARHYSAIHLDGALFARIAALYDQRGSLDLTAEQHRVLERYHTTFRRRGAGLDEAGKTRLAEITERLAVLGTQFAQNVLADERAYALVLDGEDDLAGLPDFLIDAAAQAAQERGLAGKHVITLSRSSIEPFLQYSARRDLREAAFQAWTSRGEGGGQTDNRAIIGEMVRLRAERARLLGYENFAAFRLDDTMAGSPEAALNLLNAVWAPAREQALREHAALQELVARDGGNFTIQPWDWRYYAERRRKAEFDLEESEIKPYLQLDKMIEAAFYTAERLFGLQFTERKDVSVYHPDVRVWDVKDEGGRHLGLFLGDYFARSGKRSGAWMNGFRGQHKLDGGERPIIVNVMNFAKSAPGTPTLLSFDDARTLFHEFGHALHALMSDVTYPSIAGTYVSRDFVEFPSQIYEHWLEQPEVLKRFALHYRTGAPMPEALIDRLLKARRFNQGFATVEYCASALVDMDFHLLADPGEIDVRAFESESLKRIGMPEAITMRHRPTHFTHVFTGDAYAAGYYSYLWSEVLDADGFEAFEEAGDIFDAETAKRLKEFVYSAGNRREPTEAYVAFRGRPPVQDALLRGRGLA
- a CDS encoding formate dehydrogenase subunit delta codes for the protein MHDADLIRMANQIAGFFKAYPHEEAVRETANHIKNFWDPRMRRQIHEIGRRADSGLDPLVIEALPQVPVPATAA
- a CDS encoding c-type cytochrome — translated: MIALATAVWLFVTGTGFAQDNPAAQREKAMETIGDQLKVLVPIARGEAEFDGAKVNEAASTILTQLNRAEGLFPEGSGGGETRALPAIWEKPDEFAAALNRAKEAAAAVAEAGKTNDQAAFQESFKALGASCAGCHRTFRAPES
- the fdhD gene encoding formate dehydrogenase accessory sulfurtransferase FdhD, whose amino-acid sequence is MSGAPARALDKADEASSVTVHAVACGPHGTQAISWALAEEVPVALMYNSEPHAVMMASPADLKDFAIGFSLSEGIVQVYADISQVLVMPVEGGFACDVAVEEAALAAARKPKRAMEGRSGCGICGVAEIGQAVRRQRKVAPLTLDPQAVGQGFAELSRHQPMNRVNHSVHAAAWCSLGGKVRLAREDVGRHNALDKLLGALVAQGSDLSDGFVVMSSRCSFELVQKAATLGVRGLATISAPTALALALAREAGLALAAKAGERVVLFPNS